TAGGCGATCTCGTGCTTGGGCGGCGGGGCGACTTTGCGGTCGTCGGTCATGACCGGGCCGGGCGGCAGCCGATCCATCGCCTGCTTGATGATCTTGAGCGACTGGTTGAACTCCTCCATCCGGCACTTGTAGCGATCGTATACGTCGCCGTTGCTGCCCAGCGGCACGCTGAACTCGAAGTGGTCGTAGCTCGAATACGGCTGCGCCTTACGCACATCGTAGTTCACGCCGCTGCCGCGCAGGCATGGGCCGGTCATGCCCCAGGCGATGGCGTCCTGGGCGCTAATCTTGCCGATGCCGACGGTGCGCTCCTTCCACAGCGGGTTCTCTTTCAGCAGCTTCTCGTATTCGAGCAGACGCTTGGGGAACACGTCCAGCACGCGCTGCACCAATTGCGGGAAGTGCGCCGGCACGTCGCGCCACAGGCCGCCGGGCCGGATGTAGCTGCTCATCATGCGCGCACCACTGACGGCCTCGTAGATGTCGAGGATCATCTCGCGCTCGCGCATGCAGTAGAGGAACACGCTCATTGCGCCGATGTCCAGCGCGTGCGTGCCCAGCCACACCAGATGGCTGTTCATGCGCGTCAGTTCCATCAGGATCACGCGCAGGTACTGCGCGCGGATGGGCACATCAATGCCGACCAGTTTCTCCACGGCGCCGCAGAAGGCCAGGTTGTTGCTCATCGGCGCCAGGTAGTCGGTGCGGTCGGTGAGCGGGATGACCTTGAGGTAGGTCTTGCCCTCGGCGGTCTTTTCGATGCCGGTATGCAGGTAGCCGATGTCGGGGATGCAACTGACGATGGTCTCGCCGTCCAGCTCGAGCAGCAGCCGGAGCACCCCATGCGTGCTGGGATGCTGCGGCCCCATGTTGAGCAGCATGGTCTCGCCGGTCAGCGCGCGTGGGCTGACCAGCTTCTTCAACTGCTCGAAGGTGATGTCGAGCTGGACATCCTCGGCCCGCACCGCGTTCTGCGGCGCGTCCTCGACTCGGATCGGGGGTTCTGCTATCGCCATTTTTGGATCGAAGAACCAAGCAACTGGAGCCAAAAGTTAGTCATTGCCTACCTTGGCTCTTGTCTCTTGGTTCTCGGTTCTTGATTCTCAGCTCTTTCTACTCCGTCGCGTAGGGTTTCGCGGCGTCAATGCGCGCGCGGTTGAACGAGAACGCGTTCTCTTCTACGG
The window above is part of the Candidatus Roseilinea sp. genome. Proteins encoded here:
- the nuoD2 gene encoding NADH-quinone oxidoreductase subunit D 2, yielding MAIAEPPIRVEDAPQNAVRAEDVQLDITFEQLKKLVSPRALTGETMLLNMGPQHPSTHGVLRLLLELDGETIVSCIPDIGYLHTGIEKTAEGKTYLKVIPLTDRTDYLAPMSNNLAFCGAVEKLVGIDVPIRAQYLRVILMELTRMNSHLVWLGTHALDIGAMSVFLYCMREREMILDIYEAVSGARMMSSYIRPGGLWRDVPAHFPQLVQRVLDVFPKRLLEYEKLLKENPLWKERTVGIGKISAQDAIAWGMTGPCLRGSGVNYDVRKAQPYSSYDHFEFSVPLGSNGDVYDRYKCRMEEFNQSLKIIKQAMDRLPPGPVMTDDRKVAPPPKHEIAYSMESLIHHFKLWTEGFKAPEGEVYFAVESGKGEYGVLLSGDGSPKPRRVHFRAPSFHNLQPLGEISKGALLADIVAIIGSIDIVLGDVDR